Within the Ochrobactrum vermis genome, the region CATCGTGGTCGATCCCTATGCGCGCTACCTCTATCTCGTGCAGCCGGGCGGCAAGGCAATCCGCTATTCGGTGGGGGTCGGTCGCGCCGGTCTGACTTTCTCAGGTGATGCGAAGGTCGCCTACAAGTCGCAGTGGCCGCGCTGGACGCCGACAGCCAATATGATCAAGCGCAATCCGGAGCATTACGCAAAATACGCAACTGGCCTTGAGGGCGGCATCCGCAACCCACTTGGTGCCCGCGCGCTCTATCTTCACCGCGATGGCAAGGACACGCTTTACCGCATTCACGGCACCAACGAGCCTTGGTCCGTGGGCAAGGCTGCATCGTCCGGCTGCATCCGTCTCTACAATCAGGATATCCTCGATCTCTACAAGCGTGCCACCCCCGGTGCGCGTGTCGTCGTGTTGGATAAGGCCCAATCGGGCAAAGGAGCAAGCTCATGATGAACCGTCGTCAGATACTGGCCGCAACGGCAGCCGGTGCCGCAACGATTGCGATTTCAAGCGGCGAGAGCCTTGCGCAGCGCGTTCCGACGGTTGCGGAAGTGCTTTACGACAAGGAAATCCCGGTTCTGGGCAATCCGAACGGCAATGTGACCATCGTGGAATATTTCGACTACCAATGCCCTTACTGCAAGAAGGGGCATGGCGAGCTGATGCGCGTGATCAAGAATGACGGCAATGTTCGCCTTGTCATGAAGGACTGGATCATCTTCGGCGACACGTCGGCTTATGCCGCGCGCCTCGTTCTGGCTGCGGAAAAGTCCGGCAACTATGTGAAGGCCATGGAAGCGCTGATGGAAACGCCGGGTCGTCTCACGCCGGAACAGGTAGATGCAGCACTGAAGAAGGGCGGGCTCGATCCGGCAAAGCTCAATGCAGCCTATAAAGCCGATTCAAAGCGCATCAATGCTATTCTTGAACGCAATATGGATCAGGGCGAAGCCTTCAATTTTGGCGGCACGCCTTCCTTCGTTATCGGCACCAAGCTTTATGGCGGTGTCATGAAGGAGCCGGAACTGATCGAAGCGATCAAGGATGCGCGAAAGTCTTGAACGGACACGATTGACGAAGGGCGGAGGTGAAAAAGCTCCGCCCTTTCTGATTCAAAACGGATAATGCTGCGGGCCTTCAATCGTGATCCAGCGCAGATCGGTAAACTCGTTAATGACGGCCTTACCGCCGAAACGGCCATAACCGGAAGACTTCACGCCGCCGAAAGGCATTTGCGCTTCGTCGGCAACCGTCGGGCCGTTGATGTGACAGATGCCGGTTTCAAGCTTTTTCGAAAGCGCCAATGCCCGTTTCACATCCTGACTGAAGATCGCCGATGAGAGACCATATTCAGTATCGTTCGCCACGCGGATTGCCTCGTCGGCATCCTTGACGCGGATGATGGGTTTCACCGGTCCGAAGGATTCCTGCGCATAGATGTTCATATCCGGCGTCACGTGATCAATGATCGTCGCCTCGACGATTGAACCATCGCGCTTGCCGCCTGCCAGAACCTTGCCGCCTTTCGCCACCGCATCCTTGATAAGGGCGTCCATGCGCTC harbors:
- a CDS encoding L,D-transpeptidase, with amino-acid sequence MAVMACLPFVAAACTTASADRPIAVTMPQPVAFKPEPVAVEPAPEVQTAKSEFESMYGAVNDRGNLIPALDLNKIADRNLRREVDYATTEPVGTIVVDPYARYLYLVQPGGKAIRYSVGVGRAGLTFSGDAKVAYKSQWPRWTPTANMIKRNPEHYAKYATGLEGGIRNPLGARALYLHRDGKDTLYRIHGTNEPWSVGKAASSGCIRLYNQDILDLYKRATPGARVVVLDKAQSGKGASS
- a CDS encoding DsbA family protein, with product MMNRRQILAATAAGAATIAISSGESLAQRVPTVAEVLYDKEIPVLGNPNGNVTIVEYFDYQCPYCKKGHGELMRVIKNDGNVRLVMKDWIIFGDTSAYAARLVLAAEKSGNYVKAMEALMETPGRLTPEQVDAALKKGGLDPAKLNAAYKADSKRINAILERNMDQGEAFNFGGTPSFVIGTKLYGGVMKEPELIEAIKDARKS